A window of Ictidomys tridecemlineatus isolate mIctTri1 chromosome 15, mIctTri1.hap1, whole genome shotgun sequence contains these coding sequences:
- the Iglon5 gene encoding igLON family member 5, with the protein MPPPAPGARLRLLAAAALAGLAVISRGLLSQSLEFSSPADNYTVCEGDNATLSCFIDEHVTRVAWLNRSNILYAGNDRWTSDPRVRLLINTPEEFSILITQVGLGDEGLYTCSFQTRHQPYTTQVYLIVHVPARIVNISSPVTVNEGGNVNLLCLAVGRPEPTVTWRQLRDGFTSEGEILEISDIQRGQAGEYECVTHNGVNSAPDSRRVLVTVNYPPTITDVTSARTALGRAALLRCEAMAVPPADFQWYKDDRLLSSGAAEGLKVQTERTRSMLLFANVSARHYGNYTCRAANRLGASSASMRLLRPGSLENSAPRPPGPLALLSALGWLWWRM; encoded by the exons ATGCCCCCCCCTGCGCCCGGGGCCCGGCTCCGGCTCCTCGCCGCCGCCGCCCTGGCCGGCCTGGCCGTCATCAGCCGAG GGCTGCTGTCCCAGAGCCTGGAGTTCAGCTCCCCCGCAGACAACTACACCGTGTGCGAAGGCGACAACGCCACCCTCAG ctGCTTCATCGACGAGCATGTGACCCGCGTGGCCTGGCTGAACCGCTCCAACATCCTGTACGCTGGCAATGACCGCTGGACCAGCGACCCGCGTGTGCGGCTGCTCATCAACACGCCTGAAGAGTTCTCCATCCTCATCACCCAGGTGGGGCTCGGGGACGAGGGCCTCTAcacctgctccttccagacccGCCACCAGCCGTACACCACTCAGGTCTACCTCATCGTCCACG TCCCTGCCCGCATTGTGAACATCTCCTCCCCTGTGACGGTAAACGAGGGAGGCAACGTAAACCTGCTTTGCCTGGCTGTAGGGCGGCCAGAGCCTACGGTCACCTGGAGGCAGCTCCGAG ACGGCTTCACTTCCGAGGGTGAGATCTTGGAGATTTCTGACATCCAGCGGGGCCAGGCCGGAGAATACGAGTGCGTGACTCACAACGGGGTTAACTCGGCGCCCGACAGCCGCCGCGTGCTGGTCACAGTCAACT ATCCCCCGACCATTACGGACGTGACCAGCGCACGCACCGCCCTGGGCCGGGCAGCCCTTCTGCGCTGCGAAGCCATGGCCGTGCCGCCTGCGGACTTCCAGTGGTACAAGGACGACAGACT GCTGAGCAGTGGCGCGGCCGAGGGCCTGAAGGTGCAGACGGAGCGCACCCGCTCGATGCTTCTCTTCGCCAACGTGAGCGCCCGGCATTACGGCAACTACACGTGCCGCGCCGCCAACCGGCTCGGAGCGTCCAGCGCCTCCATGAGGCTCCTGC gCCCAGGATCCCTGGAGAACTCAGCCCCTAGGCCACCGGGGCCGCTGGCCCTGCTCTCCGCCCTGGGCTGGCTGTGGTGGAGGATGTAG